In Pelosinus sp. UFO1, one genomic interval encodes:
- a CDS encoding CoA transferase subunit A: protein MSKFSNKVKSIEEALSGIPTSGATIMMGGFVGAAEPTCCIEWLIKNQIREITLITNEPGLSGFGRAMLYKNGLVREIISSHVGTTQESTDEYLKGNLKVEQFYPMGTWIEKVRAGAMGLGGVLVPVGVGILDDPTLFPEMKEPKQIIEVNGIKCFVEPALRAPIGLVKAWRADEMGNLEYRHTSMNCNPMVAMACDYTVAEVEEIVPVGTISPERVGTPAPFVQAVVKGLSLEQHDDIYRQHWLKIGKLAPEK, encoded by the coding sequence GCACTAAGTGGCATTCCAACAAGCGGCGCGACAATTATGATGGGAGGGTTTGTTGGGGCAGCGGAGCCGACTTGCTGTATCGAGTGGTTAATCAAGAACCAAATTCGCGAAATAACCTTGATTACCAATGAACCGGGTTTGAGCGGTTTTGGCAGAGCGATGCTATATAAAAACGGCTTAGTACGAGAGATTATTTCCAGTCATGTCGGTACTACCCAAGAGTCAACCGATGAATACCTGAAGGGAAATCTTAAAGTTGAACAATTTTACCCGATGGGTACCTGGATTGAAAAGGTTCGGGCTGGTGCAATGGGTCTAGGTGGTGTGCTTGTTCCAGTTGGTGTAGGCATATTGGACGATCCGACCCTGTTCCCAGAGATGAAAGAACCCAAACAAATTATTGAAGTAAATGGAATAAAATGCTTTGTTGAGCCTGCCTTGCGAGCACCGATTGGTCTTGTTAAAGCATGGCGGGCTGATGAAATGGGTAATTTGGAATATCGGCATACCAGTATGAACTGTAACCCCATGGTGGCTATGGCCTGTGATTATACCGTGGCGGAAGTGGAAGAAATCGTTCCTGTCGGCACTATTTCGCCTGAGCGAGTGGGGACACCAGCGCCGTTTGTGCAAGCAGTTGTCAAGGGCTTAAGCTTAGAACAGCATGATGATATTTATCGTCAGCATTGGCTGAAGATTGGTAAATTGGCTCCCGAAAAATAA
- a CDS encoding 3-oxoacid CoA-transferase subunit B: MDSRVLIAKRVAQEFKDGQLVNLGFGMPTQASNYLPEDVKVMFHAENGVFGVGPRPTAAKAMADMTNAGSEPITLMPGAAIMDLATSLGAMRSGILDITVLGALEVDQLGNIANWAVERNGKWWPGIGGAMDLCYGTEQVVACLMHTDKAGASKILKNCTLPLTGKGCVKSIITDKAVFEVGNDILILKEHAPGVTLEEIKACTEADFIVADTFCEMRL; this comes from the coding sequence ATGGATTCGAGAGTATTAATTGCTAAACGAGTTGCCCAGGAATTTAAAGACGGACAGCTTGTCAATTTGGGATTTGGAATGCCAACCCAGGCTTCAAACTATTTGCCTGAGGATGTTAAGGTAATGTTTCATGCTGAAAATGGTGTTTTCGGTGTTGGACCTAGGCCTACAGCGGCAAAAGCAATGGCGGATATGACTAACGCTGGCTCTGAGCCTATCACACTTATGCCAGGGGCTGCTATTATGGATTTAGCTACTTCGCTGGGAGCTATGCGCAGTGGGATCTTGGATATTACTGTCCTAGGTGCTTTAGAAGTGGATCAATTGGGTAACATAGCCAATTGGGCTGTAGAACGTAATGGCAAATGGTGGCCTGGTATTGGTGGCGCTATGGATTTGTGCTATGGTACGGAACAAGTTGTTGCCTGCCTTATGCATACTGACAAAGCGGGTGCATCTAAAATTCTTAAAAATTGCACTCTCCCGCTCACAGGAAAAGGCTGTGTAAAGTCAATTATTACCGATAAGGCCGTTTTCGAAGTAGGCAATGATATTCTTATTTTAAAAGAGCATGCACCTGGTGTAACCCTAGAAGAAATTAAAGCTTGCACTGAGGCTGACTTTATTGTTGCCGATACTTTCTGCGAAATGAGACTCTAA
- a CDS encoding acyl-CoA dehydrogenase family protein yields the protein MSISEKHIVSDVVDQARLFCQNNLQPIARELDINSRFPTELLPIMVEAGFFGINYDVEYGGSGYDSITNHLVAKEIAKVSAGVALTFHVHWMAVDVLLKFGNEAQKQKYLPALLRGEKVAAYTVSEVQAGSDAAGIKATAANTEAGWLLNGAKFFCTNGGLADIYFVALKTDVEAGAKGISMFIVEKGTTGFEIGAPVEKMGCRSSYTTALTFNNCVVPQDNIIGDINAGFKIAMYGLVGGRLGMASMGLGIAEAALESAAKYANRRVAFGKPLNALFAVQEMLADMYVKLEAANLLVWETAKKRDSGKDYALETSVAKLFVTEVVNEVCHKALQIFGGHGYMKYNDVERYARDARLLDIGVGASEVLKMVVGTAVAKLKGS from the coding sequence GTGAGCATTTCGGAAAAACATATAGTTAGTGATGTTGTAGATCAGGCTAGACTATTTTGCCAAAATAACCTCCAGCCTATTGCAAGAGAGCTGGATATAAACAGCAGGTTTCCTACTGAACTCTTACCAATAATGGTCGAAGCCGGTTTTTTTGGCATAAATTATGATGTTGAATACGGTGGAAGTGGTTATGATTCTATTACCAATCACTTGGTAGCCAAAGAAATTGCTAAAGTGAGCGCCGGGGTAGCGCTCACCTTCCACGTGCATTGGATGGCTGTTGATGTGTTGCTGAAATTTGGTAATGAGGCGCAAAAACAGAAATATTTGCCTGCCCTATTGCGGGGTGAAAAAGTGGCGGCCTATACCGTCAGCGAAGTGCAAGCAGGCTCTGATGCTGCCGGGATCAAGGCAACGGCTGCAAATACCGAGGCAGGCTGGCTACTCAATGGGGCTAAATTTTTTTGCACGAATGGTGGCTTAGCTGATATCTATTTCGTTGCATTGAAAACTGATGTGGAGGCTGGGGCAAAAGGCATTAGTATGTTTATTGTTGAAAAAGGTACAACGGGATTTGAAATTGGTGCTCCTGTAGAAAAAATGGGATGCAGAAGTTCTTATACTACTGCCTTAACCTTCAACAATTGCGTAGTGCCGCAGGACAATATAATCGGTGATATAAATGCCGGTTTTAAAATTGCCATGTATGGCTTAGTGGGGGGGCGTCTGGGGATGGCCTCCATGGGACTCGGCATTGCCGAAGCTGCTCTGGAGAGCGCTGCAAAATATGCAAATAGGCGAGTCGCTTTCGGTAAGCCGCTAAACGCACTTTTTGCGGTGCAAGAGATGCTGGCCGACATGTATGTAAAATTAGAAGCAGCTAATTTGTTAGTTTGGGAAACGGCTAAGAAAAGGGATAGCGGAAAGGACTACGCTCTGGAAACTTCTGTTGCAAAGCTGTTTGTCACAGAAGTGGTTAACGAGGTTTGCCACAAGGCTCTCCAAATATTTGGCGGTCACGGTTATATGAAATATAACGACGTGGAGCGCTATGCTCGGGATGCGAGATTACTTGATATTGGGGTTGGGGCATCCGAAGTATTGAAGATGGTTGTGGGGACGGCTGTGGCGAAACTCAAGGGAAGTTAA